TTTgtaagccgttatgctgccgaaattttagtAGGTAAaatgtgaaattaattaattgtttaaaaaaaattaaaaataacttaATAAAGTAAttgttgataaaataaaataaataaagtaaaacataaaattgaaattggaacatgtaatttaaaaatttagtgaagtaattttattttttaaaaaaaatattttcaatttaaataataaataattagaaaaatatttaattaaaaaaaatattaaaaaatgtaatatataagttaaaatgtaataaagtggtattaaatgtttttaaaaagttagtaattttaatgtaaataataaatgattaaaaaataatgtaatatataatttactatatattaaaatttttaaaaagttagtaattttaatttaaataataaatgataaaaaaaaataataaaaataaaaaaaatgtaatatataaattagtatatattataatctataataggtaatcaattattttttattttaaaaaatttttaatctttaattttaatgaataaatgtgaaaattataaattactacttattgtttaattttaaaaagtaagtaagtgatattattaactttaaaaaggttgtaatttttaagttaaaaaaaaaataaaaaattataaatgaatatttattgttAAATTGAAAATGTAAGCAAATGATATTTTGAAGATTAAAAAGTTTGTaatttgtaatttaaataaataaaataaaaaattatgaattaacttttataataaaaattaaaatttaatcaagtgatatttttaaaattttaaaacttttatacttataatctaaaaataaaataaaataaaattttaaagtaattatatttagaatttaatcAAGTTATCATAAAGTAAGTGTAATTATAAAGTAAGTACAAATGAGCATAAGAtattaaaatagcataaaattaaattatttttatcttttcttcATCTCTTTGGTTATACACAAAAGATAGGATAGAACAATTGTATTTGTATTATCACATagtgataatttaattttttttcaattttacacaTGCACGAAATACCTTAGACCCGTTTGGAGAGGCTGAGTCAGTAAGGACTCTTAAATACGCTTCTCCAAATTATCCAGGACTGTTTGTCCACATGGATAGTTTGGGCTTGTTTTATACTTATAGTATGATCTAttgcttatttgattatttcattagtagatattttggtacaacgtcttcttacacgttcttgtaagtcggcaaacttaattactacaagtttgctaacttataagaactgtggggaggtgctgccgaaatttttacaaaaatgaaataatcttaagagcgtagattgcactatatatatattacaaacctgaatgggataggttctttacccttttagtaatggagtgagaaggtggattaggacacttgcacatttttttgtttatttttaaattgtttttgttAAATACTTCGTAGTGGAAGATGCCTGCCAACCGAAGTTGGATGAAGGCGCACCGACGCTCTGCAGAGTTTCGAAGTGGCGTTGACGAGTTCGTTGCGGTAGCAACGAACCACGTGAACGCTGACGGATTAGCTCGATGCCCATGCATGCGGTGTTTGAATGTGAATTTCCACACACCTGCAACTATAAGGGTTCATTTATTTCTCAGCGGGATCCAACCTTCGTACAACCCCTGGTATTTCCACATGGAGACTTTCTCTCAGCCCGCAGTTGAACTTCCTGAAAATGACGAAGAGGAAATGGCAGATGTGTTGGCGGACATGTTAAGAGGGGACCCTGGGTTTGACGAATCTGCTAACACTACTGATTCTTTCAATGAACCCCCTATCAACGACAACAACAAGTTCGATGACTTGTTTAAGGAGATGGAGGCTGAGTTATATCCAGGTTGCAAAAAATCAGCCCTCAATGCACTGGTAAAGCTTATGCACTGCAAGGTTTTGAATAGGTGGAGCAACCACTCTTTCGATATGTTGCTGTCCATCTTGATTGATCTATTTCCAgaggggacaaaattaccgaAGTCGCATTATGAGTCGAAGATGCGATTGCgcaatctaggtttgggttacgACTCAATAGATGTGTGCAAGTATAATTGTGCTATTTTCTGGAAGGAGAATGAGAAGAAGGAGTTTTGCCCTGTATGTGGCGAATCACGATGGGTGAAAAGAAAGGGTAAGGGGAAAAAAGTTCCTCACAAAGTTATGCGTTACTTCCCACTCACACCTAGGCTGAAACGATTATATTGCTCAAGACACACTGCGGAGGATATGCGGTGGCATTACTCGCAGAGACCAAAAGAAGACGGTGTGCTTAGGCAACCTGCGGATGCTGAAGAATGGAAGCAGTTTGACCGCCTTCATCCGTCTTTTGCTGTTGAACCTAGAAATGTTAGACTGGGATTGGCGACTGacggttttaatccatttggcaacatgagcaACTCTTACAGCCTGTGGCCAGTTATTTGTGTCCCATATAATTTGCCACCGTGGAAGTGTATGAGTTctgttgctatatttttaaacgctacgcaagtatacgcaatcaagtagtaaatctcacacaggtgaggtcgatcccacagggaattggattaagtaccactaaattatacttatgattctattcggtaaatcaaaagcaattatgaATTAAAAGCAGTAAACTATGAAAGAAAtttagaaaacttaataacacactttaaagttgagcaagatgaggcaatagggaggagattcctgttgttgtttacccaaattgtcAATGAtcaattactatcctattcttagagtgaatgacagattatgaaataacctagctcctttcagatcttctagattctaaatcacatgttatctaattaattccttaattaaactaacatgaaatcagcattaagcaataatctactcgtcacataagtcatgtaaatactttcgtttcacatagaacatcgattatcttaattttagcattctcaattctcacttttcagattttgaattgagatcatagagcatgcacaaggtgatcaatcttaaacatgaaattaaacacaaattaagataatttcacacacaagaattgaggaatggtaattaaacattaactaggaaaac
This Cannabis sativa cultivar Pink pepper isolate KNU-18-1 chromosome 6, ASM2916894v1, whole genome shotgun sequence DNA region includes the following protein-coding sequences:
- the LOC133039115 gene encoding uncharacterized protein LOC133039115, which produces MPANRSWMKAHRRSAEFRSGVDEFVAVATNHVNADGLARCPCMRCLNVNFHTPATIRVHLFLSGIQPSYNPWYFHMETFSQPAVELPENDEEEMADVLADMLRGDPGFDESANTTDSFNEPPINDNNKFDDLFKEMEAELYPGCKKSALNALVKLMHCKVLNRWSNHSFDMLLSILIDLFPEGTKLPKSHYESKMRLRNLGLGYDSIDVCKYNCAIFWKENEKKEFCPVCGESRWVKRKGKGKKVPHKVMRYFPLTPRLKRLYCSRHTAEDMRWHYSQRPKEDGVLRQPADAEEWKQFDRLHPSFAVEPRNVRLGLATDE